A single region of the Brassica rapa cultivar Chiifu-401-42 chromosome A03, CAAS_Brap_v3.01, whole genome shotgun sequence genome encodes:
- the LOC103859110 gene encoding disease resistance protein TAO1 isoform X15, whose product MMASSSSSSSSLALIWLYHVFLSFRGEDVRKGFLSHVLKEFKSKGINVFIDNEIKRGESVGPELVKAIRHSRVGVVLLSRNYASSSWCLDELVEIMKCREEVGQTVMTIFYNVDPSEVRKQTGDFGKAFDETCVGRTEEVKRAWRQALNDVASIAGYDASNCDNEADLINKVASKVMAVLGFTPSKDFDDFVGIEARIMEIKSKLILQSEEVKVIGIFGPAGIGKTTTARVLYNQLSPYFQFNTFLKNIRGSYEKPCGNDYDLKLNFQKSMLCQIFNKEDIEVRHLGRAQEMLSDKKVLVVLDEVDNWWQLEEMAKQPGWVGPGSIIIITTEDRKLFKALGLGIDHIYEMKYPTSKESLQIFCQYAFGQKSPDQGFESLAREVTWLAGDLPLGLRVMGSYLRGMSRDGWIEALPWLRIRINTNA is encoded by the exons ATgatggcttcttcttcatcatcatcatcatctctggCTCTCATTTGGTTGTATCACGTCTTCCTGAGCTTCCGTGGTGAAGATGTACGCAAAGGCTTTCTTAGTCACGTTCTGAAAGAGTTCAAAAGCAAGGGAATCAATGTTTTCATTGATAACGAGATCAAGCGTGGTGAATCTGTCGGTCCAGAGCTTGTTAAAGCGATCAGACATTCAAGGGTTGGCGTGGTCTTGCTCTCCCGTAACTACGCTTCTTCAAGCTGGTGTCTGGATGAGTTAGTTGAAATCATGAAGTGCAGGGAAGAGGTTGGCCAAACAGTGATGACCATTTTCTACAATGTGGATCCATCTGAAGTTAGGAAGCAGACCGGAGATTTCGGAAAAGCCTTTGATGAAACCTGTGTGGGGAGAACAGAAGAGGTGAAGAGGGCATGGAGGCAAGCTTTGAATGATGTCGCGAGTATAGCTGGTTACGACGCTAGCAACTG TGACAATGAAGCTGATTTGATCAACAAAGTCGCCTCAAAGGTCATGGCTGTGTTGGGTTTTACACCATCAAAAGACTTCGATGACTTTGTTGGCATAGAAGCTCGTATCATGGAGATAAAATCGAAGTTGATCCTACAGTCAGAAGAAGTTAAGGTGATTGGGATTTTTGGTCCTGCCGGGATTGGTAAGACGACCACTGCCAGAGTTTTATACAACCAACTCTCTCCTTATTTTCAATTCAACACGTTTTTGAAGAATATCAGAGGGAGTTATGAGAAGCCTTGTGGTAACGACTATGATTTGAAGCTGAATTTTCAGAAAAGCATGTTGTGTCAAATATTCAACAAAGAGGACATTGAGGTTCGTCACTTAGGAAGGGCTCAAGAAATGCTTAGTGACAAAAAGGTGTTGGTTGTTCTTGATGAAGTGGACAACTGGTGGCAGCTAGAGGAAATGGCAAAGCAGCCTGGATGGGTTGGTCCCGGAAGTATAATTATCATTACAACCGAAGATAGAAAACTCTTCAAGGCACTCGGACTTGGGATCGATCATATCTACGAGATGAAATATCCAACTAGCAAAGAGTCTCTCCAGATCTTCTGCCAATATGCGTTCGGTCAAAAGTCTCCCGATCAAGGTTTTGAAAGTCTTGCTAGGGAAGTTACTTGGCTTGCTGGTGATCTTCCTCTAGGCTTGAGAGTTATGGGATCTTATCTACGAGGAATGTCCAGGGATGGGTGGATAGAGGCACTACCATGGCTAAG AATACggattaatacaaatgcataG
- the LOC103859110 gene encoding disease resistance-like protein DSC2 isoform X13 encodes MMASSSSSSSSLALIWLYHVFLSFRGEDVRKGFLSHVLKEFKSKGINVFIDNEIKRGESVGPELVKAIRHSRVGVVLLSRNYASSSWCLDELVEIMKCREEVGQTVMTIFYNVDPSEVRKQTGDFGKAFDETCVGRTEEVKRAWRQALNDVASIAGYDASNCDNEADLINKVASKVMAVLGFTPSKDFDDFVGIEARIMEIKSKLILQSEEVKVIGIFGPAGIGKTTTARVLYNQLSPYFQFNTFLKNIRGSYEKPCGNDYDLKLNFQKSMLCQIFNKEDIEVRHLGRAQEMLSDKKVLVVLDEVDNWWQLEEMAKQPGWVGPGSIIIITTEDRKLFKALGLGIDHIYEMKYPTSKESLQIFCQYAFGQKSPDQGFESLAREVTWLAGDLPLGLRVMGSYLRGMSRDGWIEALPWLRSTLDREIESTLRFSYNALRDNERTLFLHLACLFAGIKVDRFKRYFANSSLEVNHGLEVLAQKSLIFIEYGLIQMHRLLQQIGREIVKKQSMEEPGRRQFLMDTKEISHVLDEDTA; translated from the exons ATgatggcttcttcttcatcatcatcatcatctctggCTCTCATTTGGTTGTATCACGTCTTCCTGAGCTTCCGTGGTGAAGATGTACGCAAAGGCTTTCTTAGTCACGTTCTGAAAGAGTTCAAAAGCAAGGGAATCAATGTTTTCATTGATAACGAGATCAAGCGTGGTGAATCTGTCGGTCCAGAGCTTGTTAAAGCGATCAGACATTCAAGGGTTGGCGTGGTCTTGCTCTCCCGTAACTACGCTTCTTCAAGCTGGTGTCTGGATGAGTTAGTTGAAATCATGAAGTGCAGGGAAGAGGTTGGCCAAACAGTGATGACCATTTTCTACAATGTGGATCCATCTGAAGTTAGGAAGCAGACCGGAGATTTCGGAAAAGCCTTTGATGAAACCTGTGTGGGGAGAACAGAAGAGGTGAAGAGGGCATGGAGGCAAGCTTTGAATGATGTCGCGAGTATAGCTGGTTACGACGCTAGCAACTG TGACAATGAAGCTGATTTGATCAACAAAGTCGCCTCAAAGGTCATGGCTGTGTTGGGTTTTACACCATCAAAAGACTTCGATGACTTTGTTGGCATAGAAGCTCGTATCATGGAGATAAAATCGAAGTTGATCCTACAGTCAGAAGAAGTTAAGGTGATTGGGATTTTTGGTCCTGCCGGGATTGGTAAGACGACCACTGCCAGAGTTTTATACAACCAACTCTCTCCTTATTTTCAATTCAACACGTTTTTGAAGAATATCAGAGGGAGTTATGAGAAGCCTTGTGGTAACGACTATGATTTGAAGCTGAATTTTCAGAAAAGCATGTTGTGTCAAATATTCAACAAAGAGGACATTGAGGTTCGTCACTTAGGAAGGGCTCAAGAAATGCTTAGTGACAAAAAGGTGTTGGTTGTTCTTGATGAAGTGGACAACTGGTGGCAGCTAGAGGAAATGGCAAAGCAGCCTGGATGGGTTGGTCCCGGAAGTATAATTATCATTACAACCGAAGATAGAAAACTCTTCAAGGCACTCGGACTTGGGATCGATCATATCTACGAGATGAAATATCCAACTAGCAAAGAGTCTCTCCAGATCTTCTGCCAATATGCGTTCGGTCAAAAGTCTCCCGATCAAGGTTTTGAAAGTCTTGCTAGGGAAGTTACTTGGCTTGCTGGTGATCTTCCTCTAGGCTTGAGAGTTATGGGATCTTATCTACGAGGAATGTCCAGGGATGGGTGGATAGAGGCACTACCATGGCTAAGGTCTACCCTTGACAGAGAAATTGAATCAACTCTAAGATTTAGCTACAACGCCTTGCGGGATAATGAAAGAACTCTTTTTCTGCATTTAGCATGTTTGTTTGCTGGTATCAAGGTTGATAGGTTCAAAAGGTATTTTGCAAATAGTAGTTTGGAAGTCAACCATGGGCTTGAAGTCTTAGCTCAAAAATCTCTTATATTTATAGAATACggattaatacaaatgcataGATTACTGCAACAAATAGGTAGAGAAATTGTCAAGAAACAGTCGATGGAGGAGCCTGGAAGGCGACAGTTCTTGATGGATACTAAGGAGATTTCTCATGTACTTGATGAAGATACT GCATAA
- the LOC103859110 gene encoding disease resistance protein TAO1 isoform X14 gives MMASSSSSSSSLALIWLYHVFLSFRGEDVRKGFLSHVLKEFKSKGINVFIDNEIKRGESVGPELVKAIRHSRVGVVLLSRNYASSSWCLDELVEIMKCREEVGQTVMTIFYNVDPSEVRKQTGDFGKAFDETCVGRTEEVKRAWRQALNDVASIAGYDASNCDNEADLINKVASKVMAVLGFTPSKDFDDFVGIEARIMEIKSKLILQSEEVKVIGIFGPAGIGKTTTARVLYNQLSPYFQFNTFLKNIRGSYEKPCGNDYDLKLNFQKSMLCQIFNKEDIEVRHLGRAQEMLSDKKVLVVLDEVDNWWQLEEMAKQPGWVGPGSIIIITTEDRKLFKALGLGIDHIYEMKYPTSKESLQIFCQYAFGQKSPDQGFESLAREVTWLAGDLPLGLRVMGSYLRGMSRDGWIEALPWLRSTLDREIESTLRFSYNALRDNERTLFLHLACLFAGIKVDRFKRIRINTNA, from the exons ATgatggcttcttcttcatcatcatcatcatctctggCTCTCATTTGGTTGTATCACGTCTTCCTGAGCTTCCGTGGTGAAGATGTACGCAAAGGCTTTCTTAGTCACGTTCTGAAAGAGTTCAAAAGCAAGGGAATCAATGTTTTCATTGATAACGAGATCAAGCGTGGTGAATCTGTCGGTCCAGAGCTTGTTAAAGCGATCAGACATTCAAGGGTTGGCGTGGTCTTGCTCTCCCGTAACTACGCTTCTTCAAGCTGGTGTCTGGATGAGTTAGTTGAAATCATGAAGTGCAGGGAAGAGGTTGGCCAAACAGTGATGACCATTTTCTACAATGTGGATCCATCTGAAGTTAGGAAGCAGACCGGAGATTTCGGAAAAGCCTTTGATGAAACCTGTGTGGGGAGAACAGAAGAGGTGAAGAGGGCATGGAGGCAAGCTTTGAATGATGTCGCGAGTATAGCTGGTTACGACGCTAGCAACTG TGACAATGAAGCTGATTTGATCAACAAAGTCGCCTCAAAGGTCATGGCTGTGTTGGGTTTTACACCATCAAAAGACTTCGATGACTTTGTTGGCATAGAAGCTCGTATCATGGAGATAAAATCGAAGTTGATCCTACAGTCAGAAGAAGTTAAGGTGATTGGGATTTTTGGTCCTGCCGGGATTGGTAAGACGACCACTGCCAGAGTTTTATACAACCAACTCTCTCCTTATTTTCAATTCAACACGTTTTTGAAGAATATCAGAGGGAGTTATGAGAAGCCTTGTGGTAACGACTATGATTTGAAGCTGAATTTTCAGAAAAGCATGTTGTGTCAAATATTCAACAAAGAGGACATTGAGGTTCGTCACTTAGGAAGGGCTCAAGAAATGCTTAGTGACAAAAAGGTGTTGGTTGTTCTTGATGAAGTGGACAACTGGTGGCAGCTAGAGGAAATGGCAAAGCAGCCTGGATGGGTTGGTCCCGGAAGTATAATTATCATTACAACCGAAGATAGAAAACTCTTCAAGGCACTCGGACTTGGGATCGATCATATCTACGAGATGAAATATCCAACTAGCAAAGAGTCTCTCCAGATCTTCTGCCAATATGCGTTCGGTCAAAAGTCTCCCGATCAAGGTTTTGAAAGTCTTGCTAGGGAAGTTACTTGGCTTGCTGGTGATCTTCCTCTAGGCTTGAGAGTTATGGGATCTTATCTACGAGGAATGTCCAGGGATGGGTGGATAGAGGCACTACCATGGCTAAGGTCTACCCTTGACAGAGAAATTGAATCAACTCTAAGATTTAGCTACAACGCCTTGCGGGATAATGAAAGAACTCTTTTTCTGCATTTAGCATGTTTGTTTGCTGGTATCAAGGTTGATAGGTTCAAAAG AATACggattaatacaaatgcataG